The stretch of DNA TGGCATATGGTATTGTGCGGATGAGCCAAGGCACCTTGACTTCTGGGACATTAGTAGCCTTTATTTTGTACTTATTTAACGTGATTGCTCCAGTTGGCAATTTTGCAGTTTTCTTTTCACAATTACAAAAAGCAATGGGTTCAACCGAACGGATTCAAGAAATTCTGCAGCTAAAGCCAGAACAAGCAATGGGACATAAACGAATTAATGTAGAAGGTAAAAACTTAACTGCTAGCAATCTAGTCTTCAGCTATGAGCCAGATGAACCGGTTCTGCATGAAATTTCTTTTACTGCCAAGCCTAATACGGTAATTGCCTTTGCGGGACCTAGTGGTGGTGGCAAATCAACAATTTTTGCTTTATTGGAGCGCTTTTATCAACCAGAAAGTGGCCAAATTACAATTGGTGGGCAAGATATTGCAGCAATTGACTTACACAATTGGCGGTCACAAATTGGTTATGTTTCTCAAAACAGTGCGATTTTTTCTGGAACTATTCGGGAGAACTTACAGTACGGTTTAACACATGAATTAACGGAAGCTCAATTATGGCATGGGTTGCAGTTAGCTTATGCCGAGCAATTCGTACGTGCGTTTCCACATCAATTAGAAACGGAAATCGGTGAACGTGGGATCAAACTTTCAGGTGGGCAAAAGCAACGCTTGGCAATTGCACGTGCCTTTTTGCGTGATCCCAAAATCTTGATGCTGGATGAAGCAACAGCTAGTCTTGATTCTGAGTCAGAGGGTAAGGTACAACAGGCTCTTGATCAGTTAATGGTAGGACGGACGACTTTGGTAATTGCACACCGGTTGTCAACAATTGTCGATGCCGATCAAATTTACTTTATTGAAAATGGTCGTGTTACTGGACAAGGCACGCACCATGAACTGTTAGCAACACATGAATTATACGCGCGTTACGTTCAAGAG from Lactobacillus sp. ESL0785 encodes:
- a CDS encoding ABC transporter ATP-binding protein; this encodes MVSKSKVDKEKRVKLKDFFHLLRSLQLKKSLFLLGLAFSLITSSANLILPLLTKQLIDTSSLTKFNFTVLVILVGLFILQLILGTIGSYVLRYFGESAVKNLREKLWTQLLRLPVAYFDVNKAGESSSRLVNDTGVIKDLIASQFPNFITGAIQLVFSVVILFIMDWQMATLMFISVPFIVAVFVPVGRIMARLGRKLQTATANFNGDVSEKLADMRLIKASNGEQIEQERGENFIAQIFAIGIKDARVEAVLQPIMTTIMMAVFAGILAYGIVRMSQGTLTSGTLVAFILYLFNVIAPVGNFAVFFSQLQKAMGSTERIQEILQLKPEQAMGHKRINVEGKNLTASNLVFSYEPDEPVLHEISFTAKPNTVIAFAGPSGGGKSTIFALLERFYQPESGQITIGGQDIAAIDLHNWRSQIGYVSQNSAIFSGTIRENLQYGLTHELTEAQLWHGLQLAYAEQFVRAFPHQLETEIGERGIKLSGGQKQRLAIARAFLRDPKILMLDEATASLDSESEGKVQQALDQLMVGRTTLVIAHRLSTIVDADQIYFIENGRVTGQGTHHELLATHELYARYVQEQMVD